From Klebsiella electrica, the proteins below share one genomic window:
- the ydgU gene encoding small membrane protein YdgU, giving the protein MLRRYRFELILILLILCAVIATRFFLY; this is encoded by the coding sequence ATGCTGCGGCGCTATCGTTTTGAGCTCATCCTGATCCTGTTAATTCTCTGCGCGGTGATTGCTACCCGCTTTTTCCTCTACTGA
- the asr gene encoding acid resistance repetitive basic protein Asr produces MKKVLALVVAAAMGLSSAAFAADAVSTTQAPAAATHSTTAKTVHHKKEHKTAAKPAAEQKAQAAKKHHKAAAKPAAEQKAQAAKKHHKAAAKPVAQKAQAAKKHHKAATKPVAQKAQAAKKHHKAAAKPVAQKAQAAKKHHKAAKHHAAKPAAQPAA; encoded by the coding sequence ATGAAAAAAGTATTAGCTCTGGTCGTTGCCGCTGCTATGGGTCTGTCTTCTGCTGCTTTCGCTGCTGACGCAGTAAGCACCACTCAGGCTCCGGCTGCTGCAACTCACAGCACCACTGCCAAAACCGTGCATCATAAGAAAGAGCACAAAACCGCTGCTAAACCGGCCGCTGAGCAGAAAGCACAGGCTGCGAAAAAACACCACAAAGCCGCTGCTAAACCAGCCGCTGAGCAGAAAGCACAGGCTGCGAAAAAACACCACAAAGCTGCTGCTAAACCAGTAGCGCAGAAAGCTCAGGCTGCGAAAAAACATCACAAAGCTGCAACTAAACCAGTAGCTCAGAAAGCCCAGGCTGCGAAAAAACATCACAAAGCTGCTGCTAAACCAGTAGCACAGAAAGCTCAGGCTGCGAAAAAACACCACAAAGCTGCTAAACACCACGCCGCTAAACCTGCTGCACAACCGGCTGCTTAA
- a CDS encoding carboxypeptidase M32 translates to MTENKNYQQLTRTFQRLSRFSHLGAIAGWDMFAMMPPGGSAARGEALAELGVLQHQILTDKSVAEALRNACQENLNDVEQANLREMTRQYEQAALLPESLVEAKSLAGSRCEHAWRSQRPANDWEGFAENLREVVKLSREEAAIRAGAKGGSRYDALLDIFEPDMTSARLDVLFADLKSWLPTLLASVVEKQSLRPPVAPQGPFPIAEQRELGLEAMRILGFDFDGGRLDISAHPFCGGVPQDVRITTRYNEEDLLSALFGVIHETGHARYEQNLPRKWLDQPVALARSTAIHESQSLFFEMQLGRSDAFLKRLLPAVRQRFGEQPAFSTENFIAWNQRVKPGYIRVDADEVSYPAHVILRYEIERALIDGDIEVDDIPALWDEKMRSWLGLSTTGNYRNGCMQDIHWTDGGFGYFPSYTLGAMYAAQLMAAAKRALPQLEANIANGDFSALFAWLQQNIWQHGSRFSTSQLIINATGEDLNSDYFRQHLTARYL, encoded by the coding sequence ATGACTGAAAACAAAAACTATCAGCAGCTTACCCGCACTTTCCAGCGTCTCTCTCGCTTCTCGCATCTCGGCGCTATCGCCGGCTGGGATATGTTCGCCATGATGCCGCCAGGCGGCAGCGCCGCGCGAGGAGAGGCTCTGGCGGAACTGGGCGTGCTGCAACATCAAATCCTGACGGATAAAAGCGTGGCTGAGGCGCTGCGCAACGCATGCCAGGAAAACCTGAATGACGTCGAACAGGCTAATCTGCGCGAAATGACCCGCCAGTACGAACAGGCGGCACTACTGCCGGAAAGTCTGGTTGAGGCCAAATCACTGGCGGGCAGCCGCTGCGAACATGCCTGGCGCAGCCAGCGTCCGGCGAACGACTGGGAAGGTTTCGCCGAAAACCTGCGTGAGGTGGTCAAGCTGAGTCGTGAAGAAGCGGCGATTCGCGCCGGGGCGAAAGGCGGCTCCCGCTACGACGCCCTGCTGGATATTTTTGAACCGGATATGACCAGCGCGCGGCTTGACGTTTTGTTTGCCGATCTCAAATCCTGGCTGCCGACCCTGCTGGCCAGCGTCGTCGAAAAACAGTCCCTGCGCCCGCCGGTTGCCCCGCAGGGCCCGTTCCCGATCGCTGAACAGCGTGAACTGGGGCTGGAAGCGATGCGCATTTTGGGCTTTGATTTCGATGGCGGACGTCTGGATATCAGCGCCCATCCGTTCTGCGGCGGCGTGCCGCAGGATGTGCGCATCACCACCCGCTATAACGAAGAGGACCTGCTCAGCGCCCTGTTCGGCGTGATTCACGAAACCGGCCATGCGCGCTATGAGCAGAACCTTCCGCGTAAATGGCTCGATCAGCCGGTGGCGCTGGCCCGCTCAACGGCAATTCACGAATCGCAAAGTCTGTTCTTCGAAATGCAGCTCGGGCGCAGCGATGCCTTCCTGAAACGCCTGCTGCCTGCCGTGCGTCAGCGTTTTGGCGAACAGCCGGCCTTCAGCACTGAAAATTTCATTGCCTGGAACCAGCGCGTCAAGCCGGGTTATATCCGCGTGGATGCTGACGAGGTCAGCTATCCGGCGCATGTTATCCTGCGCTACGAGATTGAACGGGCGCTGATCGATGGCGACATTGAGGTGGACGATATTCCCGCGCTGTGGGATGAGAAAATGCGCAGCTGGCTGGGCCTTTCCACCACCGGTAATTATCGTAACGGCTGTATGCAGGACATTCACTGGACCGATGGCGGATTTGGCTACTTCCCTTCTTATACCCTCGGCGCCATGTACGCCGCGCAGCTGATGGCCGCCGCGAAGCGCGCGTTGCCGCAGCTGGAGGCCAACATCGCCAACGGCGATTTCTCGGCGCTGTTTGCCTGGCTACAGCAGAACATCTGGCAGCACGGCAGTCGGTTCAGCACCTCACAGCTGATTATCAACGCCACCGGGGAAGATCTGAACAGCGATTATTTCCGCCAGCATCTCACCGCACGCTACCTGTAA
- a CDS encoding KPN_01571 family protein has translation MNPFTMLFIALLSIDAVRELLGASSVLGMW, from the coding sequence ATGAATCCGTTCACTATGCTGTTTATTGCACTGCTGTCTATTGATGCCGTCAGAGAGCTATTGGGTGCTTCGTCGGTACTGGGCATGTGGTGA
- a CDS encoding MFS transporter: MSRTTTVDTVPASEVSDNVISQPNQFIKRGTPQFMRVTLALFSAGLATFALLYCVQPILPVLSAEFGVTPASSSVSLSISTAMLAVGLLFTGPLSDAIGRKQVMVTALVLASCCSLLSTMMSSWHGILIMRALIGLSLSGVAAVGMTYLSEEIHPSVVAFSMGLYISGNSIGGMSGRLLTGVFTDFFGWRVALAVISCFALASAIMFWRILPESRHFRPSSLRPKTLLINLRLHWRDRGLPLLFLEGFLLMGSFVTLFNYIGYRLMMSPWSLSQAVVGLLSVAYLTGTWSSPKAGAMTARYGRGPVMLAFIAVMLAGLMLTLLSSLWLIFAGMLLFSAGFFAAHSVASSWIGPRARRARGQASSLYLFSYYLGSSIAGTLGGVFWHNYGWNGVGSFIALMLMAALLTGVCLHKRLQ; the protein is encoded by the coding sequence GTGAGTCGTACAACTACCGTTGACACCGTGCCGGCAAGCGAGGTCAGCGACAATGTTATATCCCAGCCAAATCAGTTTATTAAACGCGGTACCCCTCAGTTTATGCGGGTCACTCTCGCCCTCTTCTCCGCCGGTCTGGCCACCTTCGCCCTGCTCTACTGCGTCCAGCCGATTCTGCCGGTGCTCTCGGCCGAATTTGGCGTGACTCCCGCCAGCAGCAGCGTTTCGCTGTCGATTTCCACCGCGATGCTCGCCGTTGGCCTGCTGTTTACCGGCCCGCTTTCGGATGCTATCGGCCGTAAACAGGTGATGGTGACCGCGCTGGTGCTGGCCTCATGCTGTTCTTTACTGTCTACGATGATGTCGAGCTGGCACGGCATTTTGATTATGCGGGCGCTGATTGGCCTGTCGTTAAGCGGCGTGGCGGCGGTCGGTATGACCTATCTGAGTGAGGAGATCCACCCCAGCGTCGTCGCCTTTTCCATGGGGCTGTATATCAGCGGCAACTCGATTGGCGGAATGAGCGGTCGTCTGCTGACCGGGGTTTTCACCGACTTTTTCGGCTGGCGCGTGGCGCTGGCGGTGATCAGCTGCTTTGCGCTGGCCTCGGCGATTATGTTCTGGCGAATCCTCCCGGAGTCGCGGCACTTCCGCCCGAGTTCACTGCGTCCTAAAACCCTGCTGATTAACCTGCGCCTGCACTGGCGCGATCGCGGGCTGCCGCTGCTGTTCCTCGAAGGGTTCCTGCTGATGGGCTCGTTTGTCACCCTGTTCAACTACATCGGCTATCGTCTGATGATGTCGCCCTGGTCGCTGAGCCAGGCGGTGGTTGGCCTGCTCTCCGTCGCTTATCTGACCGGGACCTGGAGTTCACCAAAGGCCGGAGCGATGACCGCGCGCTATGGCCGCGGCCCGGTGATGCTCGCCTTTATCGCCGTGATGCTGGCCGGGCTGATGCTGACCCTGCTCTCATCGCTGTGGCTGATATTTGCGGGCATGCTACTGTTCTCCGCCGGTTTCTTTGCCGCCCACTCGGTCGCCAGCAGCTGGATTGGTCCTCGTGCGCGCCGCGCCCGCGGCCAGGCCTCGTCGCTGTACCTGTTCAGCTACTATCTCGGTTCCAGTATTGCGGGGACATTAGGCGGGGTATTCTGGCATAACTATGGCTGGAACGGCGTGGGCAGCTTTATCGCGCTGATGCTAATGGCAGCACTGCTGACTGGCGTTTGCCTGCACAAACGTCTGCAATAA
- a CDS encoding LysR family transcriptional regulator — translation MNIELRHLRYFIAVAEELHFGRAAARLNISQPPLSQQIQILEQQIAARLFARTNRSVSLTAAGRQFLADSRHILSLVDDAAARASRLHHGETGELHIGFTSSAPFIKAVSDTLSTFRRRYPDVHIQTRETNTREQIVPLNEGALDLGLMRNTQLPETLVWERVLREPLLAMVPSDHPLARQQAVSLVELAREPFVFFDPHVGTGLYDDILGLMRRYGQTPTIAQEVGEAMTIIGLVASGLGVSILPASFKRVQLNEMRWLPIKEQDAVSEMWLVWSKHHEQSQAAQRFRQYLLAAAALNN, via the coding sequence ATGAATATTGAGCTGCGTCATCTGCGCTACTTTATTGCCGTCGCCGAAGAGCTCCATTTTGGCCGCGCGGCGGCACGGCTGAACATCTCACAGCCGCCGTTAAGCCAGCAGATCCAGATACTTGAACAACAGATTGCCGCGCGCCTCTTCGCCCGAACCAACCGCAGCGTGAGCCTGACGGCGGCGGGGCGACAGTTTCTTGCCGACAGTCGGCACATCCTCAGCCTGGTCGACGATGCGGCGGCGCGCGCAAGCCGTCTGCACCACGGTGAAACCGGGGAACTGCACATCGGCTTTACCTCCTCCGCGCCGTTTATCAAGGCGGTGTCCGATACGCTCTCCACCTTTCGTCGACGCTATCCCGACGTGCATATTCAGACCCGGGAAACCAATACCCGCGAGCAGATTGTGCCGCTGAATGAAGGCGCCCTCGATCTGGGGCTGATGCGCAATACGCAGCTGCCGGAGACGCTGGTCTGGGAGCGGGTGCTGCGTGAACCGCTGCTGGCGATGGTGCCGAGCGACCATCCCCTGGCGCGTCAGCAGGCGGTAAGCCTGGTGGAACTGGCCCGCGAACCGTTTGTCTTTTTTGATCCGCACGTCGGAACCGGGCTGTATGACGACATTCTGGGGCTGATGCGGCGCTATGGTCAGACGCCGACGATCGCCCAGGAGGTCGGCGAGGCGATGACGATTATTGGTCTGGTGGCTTCCGGACTGGGGGTATCGATATTGCCGGCGTCGTTTAAGCGGGTGCAGCTCAACGAAATGCGTTGGCTGCCGATCAAAGAACAGGATGCCGTTTCGGAAATGTGGTTGGTGTGGTCGAAGCATCATGAGCAGAGCCAGGCGGCGCAGCGCTTTCGGCAATACCTGCTTGCTGCCGCTGCGCTGAATAATTAA
- the mlc gene encoding sugar metabolism global transcriptional regulator Mlc: MVADSQPGHIDQIKQTNAGAVYRLIDQLGPVSRIDLSRFAQLAPASITKIVREMLEAHLVQETEIQEPGSRGRPAVGLMVETEAWHYLSVRISRGEIHLALRDLSSKLVVEEQLELALEHPQPFLTRVVAHIDQFFIRHQKKLERLTAIAVTLPGIIDTENGVIHRMPFYDEVKDLPLGEVLANHTGVSVYIQHDISAWTMAESLFGASRGARDVIQVVIDHNVGAGVITDGRLLHAGSSSLVEIGHTQVDPYGKRCYCGNHGCLETIASVESVLELAQVRMAKSMSSMLHQQPLSVEWLCQAALQGDLLARDIISGVGQHVGRILAIMVNLFNPQKILIGSPFSLAADILFPAISDCIRQQSLPAYSRHISVESTQFSNRGTMAGAALVKDALYNGSLLIRLLQG; the protein is encoded by the coding sequence GTGGTAGCGGACAGTCAGCCAGGCCATATCGATCAAATAAAGCAGACCAACGCAGGAGCGGTATATCGCCTGATTGATCAGCTTGGCCCGGTGTCGCGCATCGACCTCTCCCGTTTTGCGCAACTGGCACCGGCCAGCATTACTAAAATCGTGCGTGAAATGCTTGAAGCGCATCTGGTTCAGGAGACGGAAATTCAGGAGCCGGGGAGCCGCGGGCGTCCCGCCGTGGGTCTGATGGTCGAGACCGAGGCCTGGCACTATCTCTCCGTGCGAATCAGCCGCGGTGAAATTCACCTTGCGCTACGCGATCTCAGCAGCAAGCTGGTGGTCGAGGAGCAGCTCGAGCTGGCGCTTGAGCACCCGCAGCCGTTCCTGACGCGCGTGGTTGCGCATATCGATCAATTCTTTATCCGCCATCAAAAGAAACTGGAGCGTCTGACCGCCATCGCCGTCACTTTGCCGGGCATCATTGATACCGAAAACGGCGTGATTCACCGGATGCCATTTTATGACGAGGTCAAAGATCTGCCGCTTGGCGAGGTTCTGGCGAACCACACCGGCGTCTCGGTCTATATCCAGCACGATATCAGCGCCTGGACGATGGCGGAGTCGCTGTTTGGCGCGTCCCGCGGGGCGCGGGATGTTATTCAGGTGGTGATTGATCATAACGTCGGCGCCGGGGTGATCACCGATGGTCGTCTGCTGCATGCGGGCAGCAGCAGCCTGGTTGAGATCGGCCACACCCAGGTCGATCCCTACGGCAAGCGATGCTACTGCGGCAACCATGGTTGTCTGGAGACCATCGCCAGCGTCGAAAGCGTGCTGGAGCTGGCCCAGGTGCGAATGGCGAAATCAATGAGTTCGATGCTGCATCAGCAGCCGTTGAGCGTGGAGTGGCTGTGCCAGGCGGCGCTGCAGGGCGATCTGCTGGCGCGGGATATTATTAGCGGCGTCGGCCAGCACGTCGGGCGGATTCTGGCAATCATGGTGAATCTGTTCAACCCGCAAAAAATCCTCATCGGCTCGCCGTTTAGTCTGGCGGCCGATATTTTATTCCCTGCCATTTCAGATTGTATTCGCCAACAATCCCTGCCTGCCTACAGTCGGCATATTAGCGTTGAAAGCACGCAGTTCTCTAACCGTGGAACGATGGCCGGCGCCGCGCTGGTGAAGGACGCCCTCTATAACGGATCTCTGCTTATTCGACTGTTACAGGGTTAA
- the bioD gene encoding dethiobiotin synthase, producing MFKRFFITGTDTSVGKTVVSRALLQALAASGKSVAGYKPVAKGSKETPDGLRNKDALILQSVSSLALPYDAVNPIALSEDESSVAHSCPINYGLLSDGLQRLGGQVDHVVVEGTGGWRSLMNDLRPLSEWVVQEQLPVVMVVGIQEGCINHALLTAQAIANDGLPMIGWVANRINPGLAHYAEIIEVLSKKLPGPLIGELPYLPRAEQRELSQYIDLTMLGDVMAVDRVLA from the coding sequence ATGTTTAAGCGTTTCTTTATAACAGGTACTGACACCTCTGTCGGGAAGACAGTGGTTTCTCGTGCGCTGTTGCAGGCACTTGCTGCCAGCGGCAAAAGCGTCGCGGGATACAAGCCTGTGGCGAAGGGTAGCAAAGAGACGCCGGACGGATTGCGTAATAAAGATGCGCTGATTTTACAAAGCGTGTCGTCGCTGGCGTTACCGTATGATGCTGTCAATCCCATAGCATTAAGCGAAGATGAAAGCAGCGTGGCACACAGCTGTCCTATCAACTACGGGCTGCTGTCGGATGGTCTCCAGCGTCTGGGCGGGCAGGTCGATCATGTGGTGGTTGAGGGGACCGGCGGCTGGCGAAGCCTGATGAACGATCTGCGTCCTCTTTCAGAGTGGGTGGTGCAGGAGCAGCTTCCGGTGGTGATGGTCGTCGGCATTCAGGAGGGCTGTATCAACCATGCTCTGCTGACCGCGCAGGCCATTGCCAACGACGGTCTGCCGATGATTGGCTGGGTGGCAAACCGGATTAATCCGGGTTTAGCGCATTACGCGGAAATCATCGAGGTGCTGAGCAAAAAGCTGCCCGGGCCGCTGATTGGCGAGCTTCCTTACCTGCCGCGCGCTGAACAGCGGGAGCTGAGCCAGTATATTGACCTAACCATGCTCGGCGACGTGATGGCGGTAGATAGAGTCCTGGCGTAA
- the clcB gene encoding voltage-gated ClC-type chloride channel ClcB, giving the protein MHRLHNYPDVQVMFRRLLIATLVGMLAALAVALFHCAMGILEGLFLHDHSGSLVNAAEGLPGWRRLLTPAAGGLAAGALLWLWQYRTRQRPHAPTDYMEALDSGDGQFDTPASLIKSLASLLVVTTGSAIGREGAMILLAALAASLFARRFTPKAEWKLWVACGAAAGMASAYHAPLAGSLFIAEILFGTLMLASLGPVVISAVIALLLTQLINGGASPLYQVAFHETLTALHYALMLATGLLAGLCGPLFIAMMSYSHRCFLRLHLSPPWQLALGGIIVGLLSLVTPAVWGNGYSTVQHYLQSPPLFSAIAVVFVCKLLAVLASSGSGAPGGVFTPTLFVGLAMGMLFASFSGLWLHHDQGLAIMIGLTGMAAFLAATTHAPIMSTLMICEMTGQYVLLPGLLIASVLASVLSRTLRQDSIYRHHVAEHG; this is encoded by the coding sequence ATGCATCGTCTGCATAATTATCCTGATGTTCAGGTCATGTTTCGTCGCCTGCTGATTGCAACCCTGGTCGGTATGCTGGCGGCGCTGGCCGTTGCGCTGTTTCATTGCGCGATGGGGATACTGGAAGGACTGTTTCTGCACGATCATAGCGGCAGTCTGGTCAATGCCGCCGAGGGTCTACCCGGCTGGCGACGTCTGCTCACGCCGGCCGCTGGCGGGCTGGCAGCCGGCGCGCTGCTGTGGCTCTGGCAATACCGAACCCGCCAGCGCCCGCATGCGCCCACCGACTATATGGAAGCGCTGGATAGCGGAGACGGTCAGTTTGATACCCCGGCCAGCCTGATCAAATCTCTGGCCTCGTTATTGGTGGTGACCACCGGCAGCGCGATTGGTCGCGAAGGCGCGATGATTCTGCTGGCCGCGCTGGCCGCGTCGCTGTTCGCCCGCCGCTTCACGCCAAAAGCGGAATGGAAACTGTGGGTCGCCTGCGGGGCCGCCGCCGGGATGGCCAGCGCCTATCATGCGCCGCTGGCCGGCAGTTTGTTTATTGCCGAAATTTTATTTGGCACGCTGATGCTTGCGTCACTGGGCCCGGTGGTCATCTCCGCGGTTATCGCCCTGCTGCTCACGCAGTTGATCAACGGCGGCGCGTCGCCGCTGTATCAGGTGGCGTTTCACGAGACGCTGACCGCTCTCCACTACGCGCTGATGCTGGCTACCGGGCTGCTGGCCGGGCTATGCGGGCCGCTGTTTATCGCGATGATGAGCTACAGCCACCGCTGCTTTTTGCGCCTGCATCTCTCGCCGCCGTGGCAACTGGCGCTCGGCGGGATCATTGTCGGCCTGCTGTCGCTGGTCACGCCTGCGGTATGGGGCAACGGTTACAGCACGGTACAGCATTATCTGCAGTCACCGCCGCTGTTTAGCGCCATCGCAGTGGTCTTTGTGTGCAAACTGCTCGCAGTTTTGGCCAGCAGCGGATCCGGCGCACCGGGCGGCGTGTTTACCCCGACGCTGTTCGTCGGTCTGGCGATGGGCATGCTGTTTGCCAGCTTCAGCGGACTGTGGCTGCACCACGATCAAGGGCTGGCGATTATGATTGGTCTGACCGGAATGGCGGCCTTTCTGGCGGCCACGACGCATGCGCCGATTATGTCGACCCTGATGATTTGTGAAATGACCGGGCAGTACGTATTACTGCCCGGCTTATTGATTGCCAGCGTGCTGGCATCGGTGCTCTCCCGGACGTTACGCCAGGACTCTATCTACCGCCATCACGTCGCCGAGCATGGTTAG
- the dmsD gene encoding Tat proofreading chaperone DmsD — protein sequence MMQVHYRDAVALSARTLGALFSFSPDSAQAAPLVAALRDGSWQAQWPFPLAESLVAGFAAASDEALPQAWQRLFIGPWALPAPPWGSVWLDKENVLFGDSTLALREWMRANGIAHAAQSQEPEDHFGTLLLLAAWLCESGQEEAFSQLLAWHLLPWSGRFLAVFIAGAGHPFYQSLAELAQATLAEWQRQLPIAVADKPLYR from the coding sequence ATGATGCAAGTTCACTACCGCGACGCCGTCGCGTTGAGCGCCCGCACGCTGGGCGCCCTGTTTTCATTTTCCCCGGACAGCGCGCAGGCCGCGCCGCTGGTAGCGGCTCTGCGAGACGGCAGCTGGCAGGCGCAATGGCCTTTTCCGCTGGCCGAATCGCTGGTGGCCGGGTTCGCCGCCGCCAGCGATGAAGCGCTCCCTCAGGCCTGGCAACGCCTGTTTATCGGTCCCTGGGCGCTGCCCGCCCCGCCGTGGGGTTCGGTGTGGCTGGATAAAGAGAATGTGCTGTTCGGCGACTCCACTCTGGCATTGCGGGAGTGGATGCGAGCGAACGGGATTGCTCACGCGGCGCAAAGCCAGGAGCCGGAAGACCATTTTGGCACGCTCCTGCTGCTCGCCGCCTGGCTGTGCGAGTCCGGGCAGGAGGAGGCGTTTTCGCAGCTGCTCGCCTGGCACCTGCTCCCCTGGTCCGGCCGGTTCCTTGCGGTGTTTATCGCCGGGGCCGGACACCCCTTTTATCAATCCCTCGCAGAGCTGGCGCAGGCGACGCTCGCCGAGTGGCAGCGCCAGCTTCCGATTGCCGTCGCCGACAAGCCGCTGTATCGCTAA
- a CDS encoding dimethyl sulfoxide reductase anchor subunit, which yields MGNGWHEWPLALFTVLGQCNNRQRRPMAG from the coding sequence ATGGGTAATGGATGGCATGAATGGCCGCTGGCGCTGTTCACAGTGCTCGGGCAATGCAATAATCGCCAGCGGCGCCCGATGGCTGGTTAA